In the genome of Mugil cephalus isolate CIBA_MC_2020 chromosome 21, CIBA_Mcephalus_1.1, whole genome shotgun sequence, one region contains:
- the trib2 gene encoding tribbles homolog 2 — MNIQRSNPINISRYGRSRHKSHDFEDLSCLRTTDSSQSFSPNLGSPSPPETPDSSHCISRIGDYLLLEPLEGDHVFRATHLHSGDELVCKVFDIGRYQESLAAYFALGQHQHINQILEILLGETRAYVFFERSYGDMHSFVRTCKKLREDEAARLFYQIASAVAHCHDNGLVLRDLKLRKFVFKNEDRSLVKLESLEDTYILDGHDDSLSDKHGCPAYVSPEILNANGSYSGKAADVWSLGVMLYTILVGRYPFHDVEPGSLFSKIRRGHFNIPETLTPKAKCLIRSILRREPAERLTSREILDHPWFVSSGALGGAVAHGRGEREQEQTVPEVNMEEELERFFS, encoded by the exons ATGAACATACAGAGGTCAAATCCTATTAACATTTCACGTTATGGGAGATCGCGGCACAAATCGCACGATTTCGAAGATTTGTCTTGCTTGAGGACTACAGATTCGAGCCAGAGCTTCAGTCCCAACCTCGGGTCCCCCAGCCCGCCGGAGACCCCGGACTCCTCGCACTGTATTTCCCGCATCGGGGACTACCTTTTGTTGGAGCCACTGGAGGGAGACCACGTTTTCAGAGCCACCCACCTGCACAGCGGGGACGAGCTCGTATGTAAG GTTTTTGACATCGGCCGATACCAGGAATCTCTGGCGGCCTACTTTGCCCTGGGCCAGCACCAGCACATCAACCAAATCCTGGAAATTTTGCTCGGGGAGACACGAGCCTACGTGTTTTTCGAGAGGAGCTATGGCGACATGCACTCTTTTGTCCGCACCTGCAAGAAGTTGCGAGAGGACGAAGCTGCCAGGCTCTTCTATCAGATAGCCTCGGCTGTGGCACATTGCCACGACAACGGACTGGTACTCCGCGACCTCAAACTGAGGAAGTTTGTCTTCAAAAATGAGGACAG GAGCCTGGTGAAGCTGGAGAGCCTCGAGGACACTTATATCCTGGATGGTCATGACGATTCCCTCTCAGACAAACATGGCTGCCCGGCCTATGTCAGTCCGGAGATCCTCAATGCCAACGGCAGCTATTCGGGGAAGGCCGCGGACGTCTGGAGCCTGGGCGTCATGCTTTACACCATCCTCGTGGGGCGCTACCCCTTCCACGACGTTGAGCCCGGCTCCCTGTTCAGCAAGATTCGCAGGGGCCACTTCAACATCCCCGAGACGCTGACCCCCAAGGCCAAGTGCCTCATCCGCTCCATCCTCCGCCGGGAGCCGGCGGAGCGCCTCACCTCCCGGGAGATCCTGGATCACCCGTGGTTTGTCTCCTCCGGGGCGCTAGGGGGTGCCGTGGCGCACGGCAGAGGCGAGAGGGAGCAGGAGCAGACGGTGCCCGAGGTgaacatggaggaggagctggagcgcTTCTTCAGCTGA